Proteins co-encoded in one Streptomyces sp. SLBN-31 genomic window:
- a CDS encoding Lrp/AsnC family transcriptional regulator — protein MNSRPAPFDELDRKIVTALMANARTSFAEIGSAVGLSATAVKRRVDRLRETGVITGFTATVRPSALGWRTEAYVEVYCEGAAPPRRLAEVVRNHPEITAAMTVTGGADALLHVRARDVEHFEEVLERIRVEPFIRKTISVMVLSHLLPESPEAGATQPAPE, from the coding sequence ATGAACAGCAGGCCCGCCCCGTTCGACGAACTCGACCGGAAGATCGTCACCGCCTTGATGGCGAACGCGCGCACCAGTTTCGCCGAGATCGGCTCGGCCGTCGGGTTGTCGGCGACGGCGGTGAAGCGACGGGTGGACCGGCTGCGCGAGACCGGTGTGATCACCGGGTTCACGGCGACGGTCCGGCCGTCGGCGCTGGGCTGGCGCACGGAGGCGTACGTCGAGGTGTACTGCGAGGGGGCGGCACCGCCGCGGCGGCTGGCGGAGGTGGTGCGCAACCATCCGGAGATCACCGCGGCGATGACGGTGACCGGCGGGGCGGACGCGCTGCTGCACGTGCGGGCGCGGGACGTGGAGCACTTCGAGGAGGTGCTGGAGCGCATCCGGGTGGAGCCGTTCATCCGGAAGACGATCAGCGTGATGGTGCTGTCCCATCTGCTCCCCGAAAGCCCGGAAGCGGGCGCGACCCAGCCCGCGCCCGAATAA
- a CDS encoding LytTR family DNA-binding domain-containing protein — protein MLRALAVDDERPSLEELLYLLNADPRIGSAEGAGDATEALRRINRALQSGPGGPEAIDVVFLDIQMPGLDGLDLARLLTGFAQPPLVVFVTAHEDFAVQAFDLKAVDYVLKPVRKERLAEAIRRAAELTGNTPRIPVHEPDPDHLPVELGGVTRFVAVDDITHVEAQGDYARLHTDKGSHLVRIPLSTLEDRWRARGFVRIHRRHLVALRHIGELRLDAGTVSVLVGGEELQVSRRHARELRDLLMRRP, from the coding sequence ATGCTGCGCGCCCTCGCCGTCGACGACGAACGTCCCTCGCTGGAGGAACTGCTCTACCTGCTGAACGCCGACCCCCGCATCGGCAGCGCCGAGGGCGCCGGCGACGCGACCGAGGCGCTGCGCCGCATCAACCGGGCGCTGCAGTCCGGCCCCGGCGGCCCCGAGGCGATCGACGTCGTCTTCCTCGACATCCAGATGCCCGGCCTCGACGGCCTGGACCTGGCCCGGCTGCTGACCGGTTTCGCCCAGCCGCCGCTGGTCGTCTTCGTCACCGCCCACGAGGACTTCGCCGTGCAGGCCTTCGACCTCAAGGCCGTCGACTACGTCCTCAAGCCGGTCCGCAAGGAACGCCTCGCCGAGGCGATCCGCCGGGCCGCCGAACTCACCGGCAACACCCCGCGCATCCCCGTCCACGAACCCGACCCCGACCACCTCCCCGTCGAACTCGGCGGCGTCACCCGCTTCGTCGCCGTCGACGACATCACCCACGTCGAGGCCCAGGGCGACTACGCTCGCCTGCACACCGACAAGGGCAGCCACCTCGTCCGCATACCGCTGTCCACTCTGGAGGACCGCTGGCGGGCCCGCGGGTTCGTCCGCATCCACCGCCGCCACCTGGTGGCCCTGCGCCACATAGGCGAACTCCGCCTGGACGCGGGCACCGTGAGCGTGCTCGTCGGCGGCGAGGAACTCCAGGTCAGCCGCCGGCACGCGCGCGAGCTGCGGGACCTGCTGATGAGGAGGCCGTAG
- a CDS encoding class I SAM-dependent methyltransferase encodes MLDEDGYFGEEIAAGYDDSAADMFRPETVGPVVDVLAGLAGDGRALELGIGTGRIALPLARRGVPVHGIDLSRAMVDRLRAKEGGADIGVTIGDFATTRVDGEFSVAYLVFNTIMNLTTQDAQVECFRNVARHLGPGACFVVEVMVPELRKLPPGQNAVPFHIGETKCAFDTYDLATQAMSSNYVTVVDGRAEHWSIPFRYVWPAELDLMARLAGLRLRDRWEDWARTPFTGDSPRHVSVWEKPAV; translated from the coding sequence ATGCTCGATGAGGACGGCTACTTCGGAGAAGAGATCGCGGCCGGCTACGACGACTCGGCGGCCGACATGTTCCGCCCCGAGACCGTCGGCCCGGTGGTCGACGTGCTGGCCGGGCTCGCCGGCGACGGCAGGGCGCTCGAACTCGGCATCGGCACCGGCCGGATCGCGCTGCCGCTCGCCCGCCGCGGCGTGCCGGTGCACGGCATCGACCTGTCCCGCGCGATGGTGGACCGGCTGCGGGCCAAGGAGGGCGGCGCGGACATCGGGGTGACGATCGGGGACTTCGCCACGACCCGGGTGGACGGCGAGTTCTCCGTCGCCTACCTGGTCTTCAACACGATCATGAACTTGACCACGCAGGACGCCCAGGTGGAGTGCTTCCGCAACGTCGCCCGGCATCTCGGGCCGGGCGCCTGCTTCGTGGTGGAGGTGATGGTGCCCGAACTGCGCAAGCTGCCGCCCGGGCAGAACGCCGTGCCGTTCCACATCGGCGAGACCAAGTGTGCCTTCGACACCTACGATCTGGCCACCCAGGCCATGAGCTCGAACTACGTCACCGTCGTCGACGGACGCGCCGAGCACTGGTCCATCCCGTTCCGCTACGTGTGGCCGGCCGAGCTGGACCTGATGGCCCGGCTGGCCGGACTGCGGCTGCGCGACCGCTGGGAGGACTGGGCGCGCACCCCCTTCACCGGCGACAGCCCGAGGCACGTCTCGGTGTGGGAGAAGCCCGCCGTCTGA
- a CDS encoding 1-acyl-sn-glycerol-3-phosphate acyltransferase: MFYYVLKYVLLGPLLRLFFRPRIEGLEHVPDEGPAIIAGNHLSFSDHFLMPAMLKRRITFLAKKEYFTGPGVKGRLTAAFFRSAGQIPVDRTGKEAGQAAIREGLGVLRKNELLGIYPEGTRSHDGRLYKGKVGVAVMALKAQVPVIPCAMIGTFEAQPPGKVIPNLHPVVIRFGKPLDFSRYAGMENEKAILRAVTDEIMYAILSLSEQEYVDEYAAVAKAQQAEAKRARERKFPRAPLS, translated from the coding sequence TTGTTCTACTACGTGCTCAAATACGTGTTGCTGGGACCCCTGCTGAGACTGTTCTTCCGGCCTCGTATCGAAGGCCTCGAACACGTCCCGGACGAAGGCCCCGCCATCATCGCGGGCAACCACCTGTCCTTCTCCGACCACTTCCTGATGCCGGCCATGCTCAAGCGCCGCATCACCTTCCTGGCGAAGAAGGAGTACTTCACCGGTCCCGGCGTCAAGGGCCGGCTCACCGCGGCCTTCTTCCGCAGCGCCGGGCAGATCCCGGTCGACCGCACGGGCAAGGAGGCGGGTCAGGCCGCCATCCGCGAGGGCCTGGGCGTACTGCGCAAGAACGAACTGCTCGGCATCTACCCCGAGGGCACCCGCTCGCACGACGGCCGCCTGTACAAGGGCAAGGTCGGCGTGGCGGTGATGGCGCTCAAGGCACAGGTTCCGGTCATCCCCTGCGCGATGATCGGCACCTTCGAGGCGCAGCCGCCGGGGAAGGTCATCCCCAATCTCCACCCGGTCGTCATCCGCTTCGGCAAGCCCCTCGACTTCTCCCGCTATGCCGGCATGGAGAACGAGAAGGCGATCCTGCGCGCCGTCACCGACGAGATCATGTACGCGATCCTGTCGCTGTCGGAGCAGGAGTACGTCGACGAGTACGCGGCCGTCGCGAAGGCGCAGCAGGCGGAGGCGAAGCGCGCGAGGGAGCGCAAGTTCCCACGTGCTCCGCTGAGTTGA
- the rocD gene encoding ornithine--oxo-acid transaminase: MTAAVDMRSSAELIRAEEPVLAHNYHPLPVVVSRAEGTWVEDVEGRRYLDMLAGYSALNFGHRHPALIEAAHRQLDRLTLTSRAFHNDRLAEFAERLAALTGLDMVLPMNTGAEAVESGIKVARKWAYEVKGVPADRATIVVTAENFHGRTTTIVGFSTDETARAGFGPFTPGFKIVPYNDLAALEAAVDDTTAAVLIEPIQGEAGVIIPDEGYLTGVRELTRRKGCLFVADEIQSGLGRTGRTLAVEHESVVPDLVLLGKALGGGIVPVSAVVGRRDVVGVLQPGQHGSTFGGNPLAAAIGTAVIDLLETGEFQRRATELGVVLRGGLSGLLGKGVVGFRARGLWAGVDIDPAIGTGREVSARLMRKGVLVKDTHGSTIRLAPPLTITGEELEGALGTLAEVLTEGS, encoded by the coding sequence ATGACCGCTGCTGTCGACATGCGTTCGTCCGCCGAGCTGATCCGCGCCGAGGAGCCGGTCCTTGCGCACAACTACCACCCGCTGCCCGTGGTCGTCTCGCGCGCCGAGGGCACCTGGGTGGAGGACGTGGAGGGCCGCCGCTACCTGGACATGCTGGCCGGCTATTCGGCCCTGAACTTCGGCCACCGCCACCCGGCGCTGATCGAGGCCGCCCACCGCCAGCTGGACCGGCTGACCCTGACCTCGCGCGCCTTCCACAACGACCGGCTGGCCGAGTTCGCCGAGCGGCTGGCGGCGCTGACCGGCCTGGACATGGTGCTGCCGATGAACACGGGCGCCGAGGCGGTCGAGTCCGGCATCAAGGTGGCCCGCAAGTGGGCCTACGAGGTCAAGGGCGTCCCCGCCGACCGGGCCACGATCGTCGTCACCGCGGAGAACTTCCACGGCCGTACGACGACGATCGTCGGGTTCTCCACGGACGAGACCGCCCGCGCCGGCTTCGGCCCCTTCACGCCGGGCTTCAAGATCGTGCCGTACAACGACCTGGCCGCGCTGGAGGCGGCGGTCGACGACACGACGGCCGCGGTGCTGATCGAGCCCATCCAGGGCGAGGCGGGCGTCATCATCCCCGACGAGGGCTATCTGACCGGCGTACGGGAGCTGACCCGGCGCAAGGGCTGCCTCTTCGTCGCCGACGAGATCCAGTCCGGTCTCGGCCGCACCGGCCGCACCCTGGCCGTCGAGCACGAGTCGGTCGTCCCCGACCTCGTGCTGCTGGGCAAGGCGCTGGGCGGCGGCATCGTGCCGGTCTCCGCGGTGGTCGGCCGCCGGGACGTGGTCGGGGTGCTGCAGCCGGGCCAGCACGGGTCGACGTTCGGCGGGAACCCGCTGGCCGCGGCCATCGGCACCGCCGTGATCGACCTGCTGGAGACGGGCGAGTTCCAGCGCCGCGCCACCGAACTGGGCGTGGTCCTGCGCGGCGGGCTGTCGGGGCTGCTGGGCAAGGGCGTCGTCGGCTTCCGCGCGCGGGGACTGTGGGCGGGCGTCGACATCGACCCCGCCATCGGCACCGGCCGCGAGGTCAGCGCCCGGCTCATGCGCAAGGGCGTCCTGGTCAAGGACACGCACGGCTCGACGATCCGGCTGGCGCCGCCGCTGACGATCACCGGCGAGGAGCTGGAAGGCGCGCTCGGCACGCTGGCGGAGGTGCTGACCGAGGGCTCCTGA
- a CDS encoding PP2C family protein-serine/threonine phosphatase, producing the protein MNDAAIDYAGVFQCLPGMVALLTPDLVYADANEEFLRVSGRRRDQVVGRYLFDVFPDNPNDGAASGMRNLAASLQRVLDTGERDAMALQRYDVEDPERPGQWQERFWSPVNAPVLDEDGKVVLLVHRVEEVTELIKARGGPTGSRARVLEAELYTRARELQELNERLRQSHAREREVALALQEAMLPASRQVGDRRAAVRYRPAIGALNVCGDWYDIVDLVGGNRIGVSVGDVVGHGLAAAGVMGQLRSALSAASRVAADPAEALNVLGRYAHVVDGAESATAVTTFIDFDEHTITYSSAGHPPPVLVHADGRVEFLDQATDPPLDAHPDPMPRPQAATTYSAGATLALYTDGLVERRREDIGTGLDRLAEALARHRALDAESLADEVLLELLPPGGATDDTALVIVRL; encoded by the coding sequence ATGAACGATGCGGCTATCGACTATGCGGGGGTGTTCCAGTGCCTGCCGGGGATGGTGGCCCTGCTGACGCCCGACCTGGTGTACGCGGACGCCAACGAGGAGTTCCTGCGGGTGTCCGGGCGCCGGCGCGACCAGGTGGTCGGGCGTTACCTCTTCGACGTCTTCCCGGACAACCCCAACGACGGCGCCGCGTCCGGCATGCGGAACCTGGCGGCCTCACTGCAGCGGGTACTGGACACCGGCGAACGCGACGCGATGGCCCTGCAGCGCTACGACGTGGAGGACCCCGAACGTCCCGGGCAGTGGCAGGAGCGCTTCTGGAGCCCGGTCAACGCGCCGGTGCTCGACGAGGACGGCAAGGTGGTGCTGCTGGTGCACCGCGTGGAGGAGGTCACCGAGCTGATCAAGGCCCGCGGGGGCCCCACCGGCAGCCGAGCGCGGGTGCTGGAGGCCGAGCTCTACACCCGCGCACGCGAACTGCAGGAGCTCAACGAGCGACTGCGCCAGTCCCACGCCCGTGAGAGGGAGGTCGCCCTCGCCCTGCAGGAGGCGATGCTGCCCGCGTCCCGGCAGGTCGGCGACCGCCGGGCCGCCGTGCGCTACCGGCCGGCGATCGGCGCGCTGAACGTGTGCGGGGACTGGTACGACATCGTCGACCTGGTCGGCGGCAACCGCATAGGCGTGTCGGTGGGCGACGTGGTGGGCCACGGGCTGGCCGCCGCCGGGGTCATGGGCCAGCTGCGCAGCGCGCTGAGCGCCGCCTCACGCGTCGCGGCGGACCCGGCCGAGGCACTGAACGTCCTGGGCCGGTACGCGCACGTCGTCGACGGCGCCGAATCGGCCACCGCCGTCACCACGTTCATCGACTTCGACGAGCACACCATCACCTACAGCAGCGCCGGCCACCCCCCGCCCGTCCTCGTGCACGCCGACGGCCGGGTGGAGTTCCTCGACCAGGCCACCGACCCGCCGCTCGACGCCCACCCCGATCCGATGCCCAGACCGCAGGCGGCCACGACCTACTCCGCGGGCGCCACCCTCGCCCTCTACACCGACGGTCTGGTCGAGCGCCGCCGCGAGGACATCGGCACCGGGCTGGACCGCCTCGCCGAGGCTCTGGCCCGCCACCGCGCCCTGGACGCCGAGTCCCTGGCGGACGAGGTCCTGCTGGAGCTGCTGCCGCCGGGGGGCGCGACCGACGACACGGCGCTGGTGATCGTACGGCTGTGA
- the ddaH gene encoding dimethylargininase produces the protein MSDSRVPRRRRYLVCEPRHFAVQYAINHWMQPDVRVDVDLAHEQWQALIGAYRAHGHDVDTVEPAPGLPDMVFAANSAVVVDGRVFGSLFHAPERRPESTHYDTWFKTAGFDVHRPESVCEGEGDLVWTGRYVLAGHGFRTTREAHREVQEFFGHPVISLTLVDPRFYHLDTALFVLDDDNVSYYPEAFSPGSREVLARLFPNAVLATLDDALAFGLNSVSDGRHVFIAPQAEALTTALADRGYVPVPVDLSEFRKAGGGIKCCTQEIRS, from the coding sequence GTGTCCGACTCCCGTGTGCCGCGCCGGCGGCGGTACCTCGTCTGCGAACCCAGACACTTCGCCGTGCAGTACGCGATCAATCACTGGATGCAACCCGATGTCCGCGTAGACGTGGACCTGGCCCACGAGCAGTGGCAGGCGCTGATCGGCGCCTACCGGGCCCACGGCCACGACGTCGACACCGTCGAGCCGGCCCCCGGCCTGCCGGACATGGTCTTCGCCGCGAACTCGGCGGTGGTCGTGGACGGCCGGGTCTTCGGCTCCCTCTTCCACGCGCCCGAGCGACGTCCGGAGTCCACGCACTACGACACCTGGTTCAAGACGGCCGGCTTCGACGTGCACCGCCCCGAGTCCGTCTGCGAGGGCGAGGGCGACCTGGTGTGGACGGGCCGGTACGTGCTGGCCGGCCACGGCTTCCGCACCACCCGGGAGGCGCACCGCGAGGTGCAGGAGTTCTTCGGCCACCCGGTGATCAGCCTGACGCTGGTGGACCCGCGTTTCTACCATCTGGACACGGCGCTTTTCGTCCTGGACGACGACAATGTCTCCTACTACCCGGAGGCTTTCTCGCCGGGCAGTCGTGAAGTGCTGGCGCGGCTGTTCCCGAACGCCGTGCTCGCCACCCTGGACGACGCGCTGGCCTTCGGCCTCAACTCCGTGTCCGACGGCCGCCACGTCTTCATCGCGCCCCAGGCCGAGGCGCTCACCACCGCCCTCGCCGACCGCGGCTATGTCCCCGTGCCCGTCGACCTGTCCGAGTTCCGCAAGGCAGGCGGCGGCATCAAGTGCTGCACCCAGGAGATCCGTTCATGA
- a CDS encoding SpoIIE family protein phosphatase has protein sequence MGTQEEQDAAGQRFDVADAAPLLLDAQGVVRSWTRDAERLLAYTPVEVVGSPVSGLLVPDDAARVPELVERCRREGGWAGLLTARRKGGRAVRVMARITPAMEPGGAPRWLVLLSDMTAGARGWDMSRTVLEQMVTGSPVGIAIVDSDLRCVWSNAALEQFGGGSAARRLGRRLAEIQPGIDSESIETQMRHVLETGRPVVGYEHVGHVRSAPHRETAHMMSFTRLEDEHGHPMGVYYTVVDITDKHRARRRLALLDRAGEQIGRTLDITRTAQELADVAVEGFVDYVCVDLLESVLRGAEPATGPPVDTDRVPLRRAGHQSVNAGVPEAVVEIGEVATYLAGSPPIRCLTTGRSWREERLDPLAKEWATDIPGGREATFLELGLHSVMIVPVRARGVTLGVTTFFRRGRQEPFDADDLALAEDLVSRAAVCVDNARRYTRERNAALALQRSLLPHRLPEQDAVEVAACYRPADELTGLGGDWYDLIPLSGARVALVVGEVPGHGIDAAAAMGRLRTAVRTLAALDLPPAEVLAHLDDQVARTAREEGVAPDAPDGVGIQVAGSGCLYVVYDPVDGQCTMAAAGHPAPAVVLPDGSVAFVDLPQGSTLGSGGPPFEAVELVLAEGSTLALHTDGLLARDGVEWSLDGDRDRLRRALERAAPSLDLRCRTVVDALMPARPHDDVALLMARTLLLGADQVADWDLPTDPAVVAEARKEAARQLTEWGLEDLVFTTELVVSELVTNAIRHAQGPIRLRLIRERALVCEVCDGGATAPHLRHPRTTDEGGRGLLLVSQFTDRWGTRFVPEGKVIWAEQSLTGPPT, from the coding sequence GTGGGCACTCAAGAGGAGCAGGACGCTGCCGGGCAGCGGTTCGACGTGGCCGATGCCGCGCCCCTGCTGCTCGACGCCCAGGGCGTGGTGCGCAGCTGGACCCGGGACGCCGAGCGGCTGCTGGCATACACGCCCGTCGAGGTGGTGGGCAGTCCGGTGTCCGGTCTGCTGGTCCCCGACGACGCCGCCCGGGTGCCGGAGCTGGTCGAGCGGTGCCGCAGAGAGGGCGGCTGGGCGGGGCTGCTGACCGCCCGGCGCAAGGGCGGGCGGGCGGTGCGAGTGATGGCGCGCATCACGCCGGCGATGGAGCCCGGCGGTGCGCCGCGCTGGCTGGTGCTGCTCTCCGACATGACGGCCGGGGCCCGCGGCTGGGACATGAGCCGCACCGTGCTGGAGCAGATGGTGACCGGCTCGCCCGTCGGCATAGCGATCGTGGACTCCGATCTGCGGTGCGTCTGGTCCAACGCGGCCCTGGAGCAGTTCGGCGGGGGCTCGGCCGCCCGGCGGCTGGGGCGACGGCTGGCGGAGATCCAGCCGGGCATCGACTCGGAGAGCATCGAGACCCAGATGCGCCACGTGCTGGAGACCGGACGGCCGGTCGTCGGGTACGAGCACGTGGGGCATGTGCGCTCGGCGCCGCACCGGGAGACCGCGCACATGATGTCGTTCACCCGTCTCGAGGACGAGCACGGCCACCCGATGGGGGTCTACTACACGGTCGTCGACATCACCGACAAGCACCGCGCCCGCCGGCGCCTCGCCCTGCTCGACCGGGCGGGCGAGCAGATCGGCCGCACCCTGGACATCACACGGACCGCGCAGGAGCTGGCCGACGTGGCCGTGGAGGGGTTCGTGGACTACGTGTGCGTGGACCTGCTGGAGTCGGTGCTGCGGGGCGCGGAGCCGGCGACGGGGCCGCCCGTCGACACCGACCGGGTGCCGCTGCGCCGGGCAGGCCACCAGTCGGTGAACGCCGGGGTGCCGGAGGCCGTGGTGGAGATCGGCGAGGTGGCCACGTACCTCGCGGGCTCGCCGCCGATCCGCTGCCTGACCACGGGCCGGTCCTGGCGCGAGGAGCGGCTGGACCCGCTCGCCAAGGAGTGGGCGACCGACATACCGGGCGGGCGGGAGGCGACCTTCCTGGAGCTGGGCCTGCACAGCGTGATGATCGTTCCGGTGCGCGCGCGGGGCGTCACCCTGGGCGTCACCACCTTCTTCCGGCGCGGGCGGCAGGAGCCCTTCGACGCGGACGACCTGGCCCTGGCCGAGGACCTGGTGTCCCGGGCGGCCGTCTGCGTGGACAACGCCCGCCGCTACACCCGTGAACGGAACGCGGCCCTGGCACTGCAGCGCAGTCTGCTGCCGCACCGGCTGCCGGAACAGGACGCGGTGGAGGTCGCCGCCTGCTACCGGCCGGCCGACGAACTGACCGGCCTCGGCGGCGACTGGTACGACCTCATCCCGCTGTCCGGCGCGCGCGTCGCCCTGGTCGTCGGCGAGGTGCCCGGTCACGGCATCGACGCCGCCGCGGCCATGGGACGGCTGCGCACCGCCGTGCGCACCCTCGCCGCTCTCGACCTGCCGCCGGCCGAGGTCCTCGCGCACCTCGACGACCAGGTGGCCCGGACGGCCCGGGAGGAGGGCGTCGCCCCGGACGCGCCCGACGGCGTCGGCATCCAGGTCGCCGGATCCGGCTGTCTCTACGTCGTCTACGACCCCGTCGACGGACAGTGCACGATGGCGGCCGCCGGCCATCCCGCGCCCGCCGTCGTGCTGCCCGACGGCTCCGTCGCCTTCGTCGACCTGCCGCAGGGGTCGACGCTCGGTTCGGGCGGGCCGCCCTTCGAGGCGGTCGAGCTGGTTCTCGCCGAGGGCAGCACGCTCGCCCTGCACACCGACGGACTGCTCGCCCGCGACGGCGTGGAGTGGTCCCTCGACGGCGACCGCGACCGGTTGCGCCGGGCGCTGGAGCGGGCCGCGCCCTCGCTGGATCTGCGCTGCCGCACGGTGGTCGACGCGCTGATGCCGGCCCGGCCGCACGACGACGTGGCGCTGCTGATGGCCCGCACCCTGCTGCTGGGCGCCGACCAGGTCGCCGACTGGGACCTGCCCACCGATCCGGCGGTCGTCGCCGAGGCCCGCAAGGAGGCCGCCCGGCAGCTGACCGAGTGGGGCCTGGAGGACCTGGTGTTCACCACGGAACTGGTGGTGAGCGAGCTGGTCACCAACGCCATCCGGCACGCGCAGGGCCCCATCCGCCTCCGGCTGATCAGGGAGCGGGCGCTGGTCTGCGAGGTCTGCGACGGCGGTGCCACCGCCCCTCATCTGCGTCATCCGCGCACCACCGACGAGGGCGGCCGCGGCCTGCTGCTGGTCTCCCAGTTCACCGATCGCTGGGGGACCCGCTTCGTCCCCGAGGGCAAGGTGATCTGGGCCGAGCAGTCGCTGACCGGTCCCCCCACCTGA